A portion of the Micromonospora vinacea genome contains these proteins:
- a CDS encoding DUF5667 domain-containing protein: MDNTLFSRRRAERFAQLLDEANGARRHHVRSRVDGQLAPLVAVGQRLSVDPPAVEVDQDFRTGLRAMLLATAEREGLGTTPAAVSEPAATTTRGRLLPAVTARRARARGAILVGIAAGAIAVSGISAASENAVPGDALYGMKRSTERAQLALASSDISRGQLFLDFARTRVGEAAKLRGDRIGYSAVLDDMDADSRQGVRLLTSAAVQRAEPGSLDTLNTFVTSQRRAVRGLLDGSTRVDRERTQRSLLLLDTIRERSDDLRAAITCGLPAPTASDALGPAPSACPGAR; the protein is encoded by the coding sequence GTGGACAACACCCTCTTCTCCCGCCGGCGCGCGGAGCGCTTCGCGCAGCTTCTCGACGAGGCCAACGGCGCTCGACGACACCACGTGCGATCCCGGGTGGACGGCCAGCTCGCGCCGCTCGTCGCAGTGGGTCAGCGGCTCAGCGTCGACCCCCCGGCTGTCGAGGTGGACCAGGACTTCCGTACCGGCCTGCGGGCGATGCTGCTCGCCACGGCCGAGCGGGAGGGGTTGGGCACCACACCAGCGGCGGTCAGCGAACCGGCCGCCACGACCACCCGCGGGCGGCTACTGCCGGCGGTCACCGCCCGGCGGGCCCGAGCCCGGGGCGCGATCCTGGTCGGCATCGCCGCCGGGGCCATCGCCGTCTCCGGGATCTCCGCCGCCAGCGAGAACGCGGTGCCCGGTGACGCGCTGTACGGCATGAAGCGCTCCACCGAACGGGCACAGCTCGCCCTGGCCAGCTCGGACATCAGCCGAGGCCAGCTCTTCCTGGACTTCGCCCGGACCCGGGTCGGTGAAGCCGCCAAGCTGCGCGGTGACCGGATCGGCTACAGCGCGGTCCTCGACGACATGGACGCCGACAGTCGGCAGGGAGTTCGCCTGCTGACCTCGGCCGCGGTGCAGCGGGCCGAGCCGGGCAGCCTGGACACCCTCAACACCTTCGTGACGAGTCAGCGCCGGGCCGTACGCGGTCTGCTCGACGGGAGCACCCGCGTCGACCGGGAACGGACCCAACGGTCGCTGCTGCTGCTGGACACCATCCGGGAACGCTCGGACGACCTCCGCGCGGCGATCACCTGCGGTCTGCCGGCACCGACCGCCAGCGACGCCCTCGGCCCGGCCCCGAGCGCCTGCCCCGGGGCTCGCTGA
- a CDS encoding efflux RND transporter periplasmic adaptor subunit, with the protein MRPRLLIALTAVVVLTATTAASCGDEGPDLALASAARNPVTEVIDAPATVTARAAATLTAPADGTLASLRVQPGQRVKRGQVLAVVDSPSAQQRLRQAKEALTAAKRAGRGVGAGSLTSSRRGTDKAADEAFDAARKAAEKIADPQLRDALLTQVTSAQRQYTAAARSADQAVRAVQRGINGLSSAVGALSAAQRLQAQQAYDLAKATVDALTLRAPIAGVVQPGGTRAAGGANGGLAGLLEQAGGAGLDPSALAPSQGGPPAGVDDAVAVGGLVTAGTPVLTVVDTGQLGLLAEVDETDVLLVKAGVTATVELDAVTGASYDATVRSVDVLPTSSAQGGVTYRVRLALGAGKLAEDEPAPTPRPGMNAIVHLRVREATDAVTVPASAVFSADGRDAVWVVRDGKADRASVTVGVQGSDLVQILNGVQPGDRIVVRGADQVRDGQEVR; encoded by the coding sequence ATGCGGCCCCGCCTGCTCATCGCCCTGACCGCCGTCGTCGTCCTCACCGCCACCACCGCCGCCTCCTGCGGTGACGAAGGCCCCGACCTCGCGCTGGCGTCGGCCGCCCGTAACCCGGTCACCGAGGTGATCGACGCCCCGGCCACGGTGACCGCTCGCGCCGCCGCCACTCTCACCGCTCCCGCCGACGGCACCCTGGCCAGCCTGCGGGTCCAGCCTGGACAGCGGGTCAAGCGCGGTCAGGTGCTGGCAGTGGTCGACTCGCCGAGCGCGCAACAGCGTCTCCGTCAGGCCAAGGAGGCGCTGACCGCCGCGAAGCGCGCCGGCCGAGGCGTCGGAGCGGGCAGCCTGACCAGCAGCCGGCGCGGCACCGACAAGGCCGCCGACGAGGCGTTCGACGCGGCCCGCAAGGCCGCCGAGAAGATCGCCGACCCGCAGTTGCGGGACGCGCTGCTGACCCAGGTGACGTCCGCGCAGCGCCAGTACACGGCCGCCGCGCGCAGCGCCGACCAGGCGGTCCGCGCGGTGCAGCGGGGGATCAACGGGTTGAGCTCCGCTGTCGGCGCGCTCTCCGCGGCGCAGCGGCTCCAGGCCCAGCAGGCGTACGACCTGGCGAAGGCGACAGTCGACGCGCTGACCCTGCGCGCCCCGATCGCCGGGGTGGTGCAGCCCGGCGGCACCCGGGCCGCTGGTGGCGCGAACGGCGGCCTGGCCGGGCTGTTGGAGCAGGCCGGCGGCGCTGGCCTCGACCCGTCCGCGCTGGCCCCCAGCCAGGGCGGTCCGCCGGCCGGCGTTGACGACGCCGTCGCGGTCGGCGGGCTGGTCACCGCCGGCACGCCAGTGCTGACAGTGGTGGACACCGGGCAGTTGGGTCTGCTCGCCGAGGTGGACGAGACCGACGTGCTGCTGGTCAAGGCCGGCGTGACCGCCACGGTCGAGCTGGACGCCGTCACCGGCGCCAGCTACGACGCCACCGTCCGGTCTGTCGACGTGCTGCCCACCAGTTCCGCGCAGGGCGGGGTCACCTATCGGGTACGCCTGGCACTGGGCGCCGGGAAGCTGGCCGAGGACGAGCCGGCCCCGACGCCCCGCCCCGGCATGAACGCGATCGTGCACCTGCGGGTACGTGAGGCCACCGACGCGGTGACCGTCCCCGCGTCGGCGGTGTTCTCCGCCGACGGCCGGGACGCGGTCTGGGTGGTCCGTGACGGTAAGGCGGACCGGGCGTCGGTGACTGTGGGCGTCCAGGGGTCCGACCTGGTGCAGATCCTCAACGGTGTCCAGCCCGGCGACCGGATCGTGGTGCGCGGCGCCGACCAGGTCCGCGACGGCCAGGAAGTCCGGTGA
- a CDS encoding NAD-dependent epimerase/dehydratase family protein produces the protein MTLGGTSGAPGVVVVTGVGRYLGAHVAARLAADPRIERVIGVDAPDSGTEFTDLLDRVERIRVDNGSLGDLLADLDVDAVVHLALVTSPDPQHGGRSAMKDQNVIGSMQMLAACQRAPRLRKLVVRSSTAAYGVSFRDPAVFTEETEPREVPRGGFGRDILDLEGYVRGFRRRRSDVTATVLRFAPFIGSTADTTLTRYFSQPFVPTVFGRDPRLQFLHFDDALEVLHRSIVEDHPGTYNVAGPGVLSLSQAIRRAGRVAVPVLEPGLSGAAALARTMGFGRYGLDQVDLFVHGRVVDTSRLEQEYGFTPRSTAEAFEDFIRAHHGGVVVTRDQLAAAERLVLDGIRQVRSAVRERPS, from the coding sequence ATGACCCTCGGTGGCACCTCAGGTGCCCCGGGGGTCGTCGTCGTCACCGGGGTGGGCCGCTACCTGGGCGCCCACGTGGCGGCCCGACTGGCCGCCGACCCGCGCATCGAACGGGTCATCGGGGTCGACGCACCGGATTCCGGCACCGAGTTCACCGACCTGCTGGACCGGGTCGAACGGATCCGCGTCGACAACGGTTCGCTCGGTGACCTCCTCGCCGACCTGGACGTCGACGCGGTGGTGCACCTCGCGCTCGTCACCTCACCCGACCCGCAGCACGGCGGCCGGTCCGCGATGAAGGACCAGAACGTCATCGGCAGCATGCAGATGCTCGCCGCCTGCCAGCGGGCACCCCGGCTGCGCAAGCTCGTGGTCCGCTCGTCGACAGCCGCGTACGGGGTGTCGTTCCGGGATCCGGCGGTCTTCACCGAGGAGACCGAGCCCCGCGAGGTGCCGCGCGGCGGTTTCGGCCGCGACATCCTCGACCTCGAGGGGTACGTCCGCGGTTTCCGCCGCCGCCGGTCCGACGTGACCGCCACTGTGCTGCGCTTCGCCCCGTTCATCGGTTCGACCGCCGACACCACGTTGACCCGCTACTTCTCGCAGCCGTTCGTGCCGACCGTCTTCGGCCGTGACCCCCGTCTGCAGTTCCTGCACTTCGACGACGCGTTGGAGGTGCTGCACCGGTCGATCGTGGAGGACCATCCCGGCACGTACAACGTCGCCGGCCCGGGGGTGCTGTCGCTGTCCCAGGCGATCCGGCGTGCCGGCCGGGTGGCCGTGCCGGTGCTGGAGCCGGGTCTGTCCGGGGCCGCCGCGCTGGCCCGCACCATGGGCTTCGGCCGCTACGGCCTGGACCAGGTCGACCTCTTCGTGCACGGCCGGGTGGTCGACACCAGCCGGCTCGAGCAGGAGTACGGCTTCACGCCCCGGTCGACCGCCGAGGCGTTCGAGGACTTCATCCGCGCCCATCACGGTGGGGTGGTGGTCACCCGGGACCAGTTGGCCGCCGCCGAGCGACTCGTCCTGGACGGCATCCGGCAGGTCCGGTCAGCGGTGCGGGAGCGGCCGTCGTGA
- a CDS encoding ECF subfamily RNA polymerase sigma factor, BldN family: protein MTTFGYAERPVGLTGQPARSHVNERPAARAPMDEQHGGVVRGDGGAQRIRSRPHHNEPPPRPAVPGGNAKPAGGRVAVPPRPTMPVQGRRVSDTPAVTTDPAAGETAVIPAVPATTATTPTGFPSRPDPSDPATEVWTLIERAQAGESEAFGLIYDRYVDTVFRFVYFRVGNRQLAEDLTSDTFLRALKRIGSFTWQGRDLGAWLVTIARNLVADHFKSGRYRLEVTTGDVLDADREDRGPEGSPEAAVVEHITNVALLTAVKQLNPEQQECIVLRFLQGFSVAETARAMGKNEGAIKALQYRAVRALARLLPDGFQP, encoded by the coding sequence GTGACCACCTTCGGTTACGCGGAACGCCCGGTCGGCCTGACCGGACAGCCGGCCCGCTCCCACGTCAACGAACGGCCAGCGGCCCGTGCCCCGATGGACGAGCAGCACGGCGGCGTGGTGCGGGGTGACGGCGGGGCACAACGGATCCGCAGCCGGCCACACCACAACGAACCACCGCCGCGGCCCGCGGTGCCCGGTGGGAACGCGAAGCCGGCCGGCGGCCGGGTCGCCGTGCCGCCCCGACCCACGATGCCCGTGCAGGGCCGTCGGGTAAGCGACACACCGGCGGTCACCACCGACCCGGCGGCGGGTGAGACAGCGGTGATCCCGGCGGTGCCGGCCACCACCGCCACCACCCCGACCGGTTTCCCGAGCCGCCCGGACCCGTCCGACCCGGCAACCGAGGTCTGGACGCTGATCGAGCGGGCCCAGGCCGGCGAGTCCGAGGCGTTCGGTCTGATCTACGACCGGTACGTGGACACCGTCTTCCGGTTCGTCTACTTCCGGGTCGGCAACCGGCAACTCGCCGAGGATCTCACCTCGGACACCTTCCTGCGCGCGCTCAAGCGGATCGGCAGCTTCACCTGGCAGGGCCGTGACCTGGGCGCCTGGCTGGTAACGATCGCCCGCAACCTCGTCGCGGACCACTTCAAGTCGGGTCGGTACCGGCTGGAGGTCACCACCGGCGACGTGCTCGACGCCGACCGGGAGGACCGGGGCCCGGAGGGCAGCCCGGAGGCGGCGGTGGTGGAGCACATCACCAACGTCGCACTCCTCACCGCCGTGAAGCAGCTCAACCCGGAGCAGCAGGAGTGCATCGTGCTCCGCTTCCTCCAGGGCTTCTCGGTCGCCGAGACGGCCCGCGCGATGGGCAAGAACGAGGGCGCCATCAAGGCCCTTCAGTACCGCGCCGTCCGCGCCCTGGCCCGCCTGCTGCCCGACGGCTTCCAGCCGTAG
- a CDS encoding ABC transporter permease yields MRVAEAWRVALDALRANRLRSALTMLGVIIGVASVVLLVAIGTGTKQKVEQQVEGLGSNLLLVVPGRIEVGNAPVVSPLTLKDVDAVTRVVGDPDRVAVTVASGATARAGARSDFTTVQGVLETTPAVFTRSLARGRYLTGTDVDTSRRVAVLGDSVARALFPDRDPLGQQVALAGVRFRVIGVFAPLGQSLGVDRDDEVHVPVTAAQRLWGTQRVDGIAVKAPDRERIDELGERIVAELNRRHPDTEFSAVTQQQILGVLGDILGVLTGVLAAIAGISLLVGGVGVSNIMLVSVRERTREIGLRKAVGARPRDIGVQFLLEAVLLTTIGGLTGMALGVGTALLVDALSPIPAAITWWSLALAFGVSAVVGIVFGVVPAQRAGRLDPVVALRTE; encoded by the coding sequence GTGAGAGTCGCCGAGGCGTGGCGGGTCGCGCTGGACGCCCTCCGGGCCAACCGGCTGCGCAGCGCGCTGACCATGCTCGGCGTGATCATCGGGGTGGCCTCGGTGGTCCTGCTGGTGGCCATCGGCACCGGCACCAAACAGAAGGTCGAGCAACAGGTCGAGGGCCTCGGCTCCAACCTGCTGCTGGTCGTCCCCGGCCGGATCGAGGTGGGCAACGCGCCGGTCGTCTCGCCGCTGACCCTCAAGGACGTGGACGCCGTCACCCGGGTGGTCGGCGACCCCGACCGGGTGGCGGTCACCGTCGCCTCCGGGGCGACAGCGCGGGCCGGCGCCCGTTCCGACTTCACCACCGTGCAGGGCGTCCTGGAGACGACCCCGGCGGTGTTCACCCGGTCGCTGGCCCGGGGACGCTATCTCACCGGCACCGACGTGGACACCAGCCGACGGGTGGCGGTGCTCGGCGACTCGGTCGCCCGTGCGCTCTTCCCCGACCGGGACCCGCTCGGCCAGCAGGTGGCGCTCGCCGGGGTGCGGTTCCGGGTGATCGGGGTCTTCGCGCCCCTCGGGCAGAGCCTCGGCGTCGACCGGGACGACGAGGTGCACGTGCCGGTGACCGCCGCGCAGCGACTCTGGGGCACCCAGCGGGTCGACGGCATCGCTGTGAAGGCTCCGGACCGGGAGCGGATCGACGAGCTGGGCGAACGGATCGTCGCCGAGCTGAACCGCCGTCACCCGGACACCGAGTTCAGCGCGGTCACCCAGCAGCAGATCCTCGGCGTGCTCGGCGACATCCTCGGTGTCCTCACCGGCGTACTGGCGGCCATCGCCGGCATCTCGCTGCTCGTCGGCGGCGTCGGCGTCTCGAACATCATGCTGGTCAGCGTGCGGGAGCGGACCCGGGAGATCGGGCTGCGCAAGGCCGTGGGCGCCCGTCCCCGCGACATCGGCGTGCAGTTCCTGCTGGAAGCGGTGCTGCTCACCACGATCGGCGGGCTGACCGGAATGGCGCTGGGTGTGGGAACAGCCCTTCTGGTCGACGCGCTGTCGCCAATCCCGGCGGCGATCACCTGGTGGTCGTTGGCGCTCGCCTTCGGTGTGTCGGCGGTGGTGGGCATCGTCTTCGGGGTGGTTCCCGCGCAGCGTGCCGGCCGTCTCGACCCGGTGGTCGCGCTGCGCACCGAATGA
- a CDS encoding 30S ribosomal protein bS22, whose amino-acid sequence MGSVVKKRRKRMAKKKHRKLLRKTRVQRRRLGK is encoded by the coding sequence ATGGGCTCGGTGGTCAAGAAGCGCCGTAAGCGCATGGCTAAGAAGAAGCACCGCAAGCTGCTGCGCAAGACCCGCGTCCAGCGTCGCCGTCTCGGCAAGTGA
- a CDS encoding helix-turn-helix domain-containing protein: MAGSQSDGRLSEVKFLTVAEVATVMRVSKMTVYRLVHSGELTAVRVGRSFRVPEHAVHEYLRGAFQETA; encoded by the coding sequence ATGGCCGGGTCACAGTCCGACGGACGGCTGTCGGAGGTCAAGTTCCTGACCGTCGCGGAAGTGGCGACGGTCATGCGGGTGTCAAAGATGACTGTCTATCGCCTTGTGCACAGCGGTGAGCTCACCGCCGTCCGGGTCGGCCGGTCGTTCCGAGTGCCCGAGCATGCGGTGCACGAATATCTCCGGGGTGCCTTTCAGGAGACCGCCTGA
- a CDS encoding lysophospholipid acyltransferase family protein has product MSRPEEGRDPQSVGRFDVPQQVPAPDAEPARRNGHRPAAQAPPTPAATPTPAATPTPTPADPVDAGLPGGTEPAVSDQPGDHWDRRVANGLAFLRRRLSGDYEVDEFGFDSELTDAVFHPLLRLLYRDWFRTEVSGVEHVPVDGPALVVGNHSGTVALDALILSAALHDKHPAHRYLRLLGADLVFRMPVVSELARKTGGTVACNPDAERLLGGGDLVGVFPEGFKGIGKLYADRYKLQRFGRGGFVSAALRTGTPIVPVAIVGGEEIYPMLADIKPLARLLKLPYFPVTPTFPLLGPLGMVPLPSKWLIEFCPPIPTAHLTDSADDPLVVFNLADQVRETIQQTLHTLLERRPDPFGP; this is encoded by the coding sequence ATGAGCCGGCCGGAGGAGGGGCGCGACCCGCAGTCGGTGGGGCGTTTCGACGTACCGCAGCAGGTGCCCGCGCCGGACGCGGAGCCGGCGCGGCGCAACGGACATCGACCGGCCGCGCAGGCCCCGCCGACCCCGGCCGCAACGCCGACCCCGGCCGCTACGCCTACGCCGACGCCGGCTGACCCGGTCGACGCCGGCTTGCCCGGCGGCACCGAGCCGGCGGTGTCGGACCAGCCCGGGGACCACTGGGACCGCAGGGTCGCGAACGGGTTGGCGTTCCTGCGCCGGCGGCTCTCCGGTGACTACGAGGTCGACGAGTTCGGCTTCGACTCGGAGTTGACCGACGCGGTCTTCCACCCGCTGCTGCGGCTGCTCTACCGGGACTGGTTCCGCACCGAGGTCAGTGGGGTGGAGCACGTCCCCGTGGACGGGCCCGCCCTGGTGGTCGGCAACCACTCCGGGACTGTGGCACTGGACGCCCTGATCCTCTCGGCGGCGTTGCACGACAAGCATCCCGCCCACCGCTACCTACGGCTGCTCGGCGCCGACCTGGTCTTCCGGATGCCGGTGGTGTCCGAGCTGGCCCGCAAGACCGGCGGCACTGTGGCCTGCAACCCGGACGCCGAGCGGCTGCTCGGCGGCGGCGATCTGGTCGGTGTGTTCCCCGAGGGTTTCAAGGGCATCGGCAAGCTCTACGCCGACCGGTACAAGCTGCAACGCTTCGGGCGGGGCGGGTTCGTCTCGGCGGCGCTGCGCACCGGCACCCCGATCGTGCCCGTCGCCATCGTCGGCGGCGAGGAGATCTACCCGATGCTCGCCGACATCAAGCCCCTGGCGCGGCTGCTGAAGCTGCCCTACTTCCCGGTCACGCCGACGTTCCCGCTGCTCGGCCCGCTGGGCATGGTGCCGCTGCCCAGCAAGTGGCTGATCGAGTTCTGCCCGCCGATCCCCACCGCCCACCTGACCGATTCGGCGGACGACCCGCTGGTGGTCTTCAACCTCGCTGACCAGGTGCGGGAGACCATCCAGCAGACCCTGCACACGCTGCTCGAGCGACGGCCCGACCCGTTCGGCCCTTAA
- a CDS encoding AMP-binding protein: protein MQDASGNPAPNLADRVRRAALDHADRPALHWRERALSWSELDAEVDAAARGLSAATPSTDPGGTPPRVAIALPNTPDFVIAWLGALRAGLVTVPVNPGFTAPELRHVLADSGASVLIATDRVRDLVVDVAAELPALTSVHGTPPTAEAPGPAPRPRRGGTDLAVLLYTSGTEGRPKGAMLSHRALLANHEQVAEIEPSVVGPTDTVLLALPLFHAYGLNSVLGAVVHHGATGVLLDEPGPTAGLDEIARHRVSVLVGVPSMFLTWAGAETARAATASVRVAVCGAAPLEPAVAARFTAVTGHQVHIGYGLTETAPVLTSTLVGGVAKPGSIGRPLPGVRLRLVGADGVDLWRDGLAVPDDDPDELDISDVAPGTDPGQIVVSGPNLFTGYWPDGRGGPDAEGWWGTGDIAYADEDGDLFLVDRLGELILVNGFNVYPHEVELVLAGHPGVAESAVLGVPHPRTGETVRAYVVPAQGRPVTSEELLAHCARNLARFKCPTAVEFVDDLPHSAIGKVRKTQLRSATPTDRTEVTDGH from the coding sequence GTGCAGGACGCCTCGGGAAACCCCGCGCCGAACCTCGCCGACCGGGTTCGCCGGGCGGCTCTCGACCACGCCGACCGGCCCGCGCTGCACTGGCGTGAGCGCGCCCTCAGCTGGTCCGAACTGGACGCCGAGGTGGACGCCGCCGCCCGCGGCCTCTCCGCCGCCACGCCATCCACCGACCCCGGCGGTACGCCACCACGCGTCGCCATCGCGCTGCCCAACACACCGGACTTCGTGATCGCCTGGCTCGGCGCCCTCCGCGCCGGGCTCGTCACCGTGCCGGTCAACCCCGGCTTCACCGCCCCGGAGCTACGGCACGTGCTGGCCGACTCCGGCGCGTCGGTGCTCATCGCCACCGACCGCGTCCGGGACCTGGTCGTCGACGTGGCCGCCGAGCTGCCCGCGCTCACCTCAGTGCACGGCACGCCACCGACCGCCGAGGCGCCCGGACCGGCACCCCGCCCCCGACGAGGCGGCACCGATCTGGCTGTACTGCTCTACACCTCCGGTACCGAGGGACGGCCCAAGGGGGCGATGCTCTCGCACCGGGCGCTGCTCGCCAACCACGAACAGGTCGCGGAGATCGAGCCTTCGGTGGTCGGGCCGACGGACACTGTTCTGCTCGCGTTGCCGCTGTTCCACGCGTACGGGCTCAACTCCGTGCTCGGCGCGGTCGTGCACCACGGCGCGACCGGCGTGCTCCTCGACGAGCCGGGCCCGACGGCGGGGCTGGACGAGATCGCGCGGCACCGGGTCAGCGTGCTGGTCGGCGTACCGTCGATGTTCCTGACCTGGGCCGGCGCGGAAACAGCCCGCGCGGCCACCGCGTCGGTGCGGGTGGCGGTCTGCGGCGCGGCACCGCTCGAACCCGCTGTCGCGGCGCGCTTCACGGCGGTCACCGGGCATCAGGTGCACATCGGGTACGGCCTCACCGAGACCGCGCCGGTGCTCACCTCCACCCTGGTCGGCGGCGTGGCCAAGCCGGGTTCGATCGGCCGGCCGCTACCCGGGGTGCGGCTCCGCCTGGTCGGCGCGGACGGGGTGGACCTGTGGCGCGACGGGCTGGCCGTTCCCGACGACGACCCGGATGAGCTGGACATCTCCGACGTGGCGCCGGGCACCGACCCGGGGCAGATCGTGGTGTCCGGTCCCAACCTCTTCACCGGCTACTGGCCCGACGGTCGGGGTGGCCCGGACGCCGAGGGTTGGTGGGGCACCGGTGACATCGCGTACGCCGACGAGGACGGCGACCTCTTCCTGGTCGACCGGCTCGGCGAGTTGATCCTGGTCAACGGCTTCAACGTCTATCCACACGAGGTCGAGCTGGTGCTGGCCGGGCACCCCGGGGTGGCCGAGTCGGCGGTACTGGGTGTGCCGCACCCGCGGACCGGCGAGACTGTGCGGGCGTACGTGGTGCCGGCGCAGGGCCGACCGGTGACCAGCGAGGAACTGCTCGCCCACTGCGCGCGGAACCTGGCCCGGTTCAAGTGCCCGACCGCCGTCGAGTTCGTCGACGACCTGCCACACTCGGCGATCGGCAAGGTACGCAAGACCCAGCTCCGGTCGGCGACGCCGACCGACCGCACGGAGGTAACCGATGGCCACTGA
- a CDS encoding HAD family hydrolase: protein MARSRKVTVSTDAEGHTAGWAETDLAPVSAPDPTAAAFFDVDNTMMQGASIYWFARGLASRNYVTTADLARFAWQQLRFRLLAREHAGDMSVAKEAALAFVQGWRVDEVEHLAEEIFDEMMAPRIWAGTHQLAQRHLDAGQRVWLVSAAPVEIGRVIAARLGLTGAIGTVAQVVDGAYTGRLVGDLMHGPAKAEAVTQLAAVEGLDLTRCAAYSDSANDLPLLSAVGRAVAVNPDGALLRQARQHGWEVRDFRTGRRAVKIAVPSTAAAGLVAGAVTAGLALQRRRRTG, encoded by the coding sequence GTGGCGCGTAGCCGTAAGGTGACGGTCAGCACCGACGCCGAGGGGCACACCGCGGGCTGGGCGGAGACCGACCTGGCCCCGGTCAGCGCACCCGACCCGACCGCCGCGGCGTTCTTCGACGTGGACAACACGATGATGCAGGGCGCGTCGATCTACTGGTTCGCCCGGGGGCTCGCCTCCCGGAACTACGTGACCACCGCCGACCTGGCCCGCTTCGCCTGGCAGCAGCTCCGTTTCCGGCTGCTGGCCCGGGAACACGCCGGTGACATGTCAGTGGCCAAGGAGGCGGCGCTGGCCTTCGTCCAGGGCTGGCGGGTCGACGAGGTCGAACACCTCGCCGAGGAGATCTTCGACGAGATGATGGCCCCCCGGATCTGGGCCGGCACCCACCAACTCGCTCAGCGTCACCTGGACGCCGGTCAGCGGGTCTGGCTGGTCAGTGCCGCCCCCGTCGAGATCGGCCGGGTGATCGCCGCCCGGCTCGGCCTGACCGGTGCGATCGGCACGGTGGCCCAGGTGGTGGATGGGGCGTACACCGGGCGGTTGGTGGGTGACCTGATGCACGGGCCGGCCAAGGCCGAGGCGGTCACCCAGCTCGCCGCCGTGGAAGGGCTCGACCTGACCCGCTGCGCGGCCTACAGCGACTCGGCGAACGATCTGCCGCTGCTCAGCGCGGTGGGCCGGGCGGTGGCCGTCAACCCGGACGGTGCCCTGCTGCGGCAGGCCCGCCAGCACGGTTGGGAGGTACGGGACTTCCGCACCGGCCGCCGAGCGGTCAAGATCGCCGTGCCGTCGACAGCGGCGGCCGGGCTGGTCGCCGGTGCGGTCACCGCCGGCCTGGCCCTGCAACGCCGCCGCCGCACCGGCTGA
- a CDS encoding ABC transporter ATP-binding protein gives MTESAVAGSRGDRPAAERVPAIEAVDVSRTYQLDGVSVEALRGVSLTVQAGDYVALVGPSGSGKSTLMHLLGGLDRPTGGRLVIGGRDVNALAPPEMATLRNETIGFVFQAFHLLPRTSAVENVALPLVYRGVSARQRRERAAAMLGRVGLGHRLDHRPNQMSGGEQQRVAIARALVTEPTVLLADEPTGNLDSVTGAAVLELLEQLNAESGVALVMVTHDQEVAARAHRRITMRDGVVVADSAAPPAAHDRPPSVDHGRPATLVPAPSAEPRSASGSGPGHPSGGSGGAAGATGRLPQDGGTA, from the coding sequence GTGACCGAATCCGCCGTCGCCGGTTCGCGTGGCGATCGGCCGGCTGCGGAGCGCGTCCCGGCCATCGAGGCGGTGGACGTGTCCCGGACGTACCAGCTCGACGGGGTGTCGGTGGAGGCGCTGCGCGGGGTGTCGCTCACCGTGCAGGCGGGGGACTACGTGGCCCTGGTCGGCCCGTCCGGCTCGGGCAAGTCCACCCTCATGCACCTTCTCGGTGGGCTGGACCGGCCCACCGGTGGCCGCCTGGTGATCGGCGGGCGGGACGTCAACGCCCTGGCCCCGCCGGAGATGGCGACCCTGCGCAACGAGACGATCGGCTTCGTCTTTCAGGCGTTCCACCTGCTGCCGCGTACCTCGGCGGTGGAGAACGTGGCGTTGCCCCTGGTCTACCGGGGGGTGTCGGCCCGGCAGCGGCGGGAGCGGGCGGCGGCGATGCTCGGCCGGGTCGGTCTCGGGCACCGGCTGGACCACCGACCCAACCAGATGTCCGGCGGTGAGCAGCAGCGGGTGGCTATCGCCCGCGCGCTGGTCACCGAGCCGACGGTGCTGCTGGCCGACGAGCCCACCGGCAATCTGGACAGCGTCACCGGCGCCGCCGTCCTGGAACTGTTGGAGCAGTTGAACGCCGAGTCCGGGGTGGCGCTGGTGATGGTCACCCACGACCAGGAGGTGGCCGCCCGCGCCCACCGTCGGATCACCATGCGCGACGGCGTGGTCGTCGCGGACAGCGCCGCCCCGCCCGCCGCTCATGATCGACCGCCGTCCGTTGATCACGGTCGACCTGCGACACTGGTCCCCGCTCCCAGCGCGGAGCCCCGGTCCGCGTCCGGAAGCGGTCCGGGGCACCCGTCCGGTGGCTCCGGTGGCGCCGCCGGAGCCACCGGGCGCCTTCCGCAGGACGGGGGTACGGCGTGA